The Mercurialis annua linkage group LG2, ddMerAnnu1.2, whole genome shotgun sequence genome contains a region encoding:
- the LOC126670306 gene encoding fasciclin-like arabinogalactan protein 3: protein MDEQAKRQIGITITFGKQTKTMDSNTASSLLVVALLCILSSSSTAFNITRILANYPDFSTFNNLLTQTGLAQQINTRQTITVLAVSNSGMGAVSGKPIDVVKRILGAHVILDYYDQPKLQKIQKKSSILTTLYQTTGMADTQQGFLNVTKTPNGIIFGSAVKGSQVTASLEGSVAAQPYNISVLQVSSIIEAPGIENMAPPPPPAPKKAPAPAPTKSAKTPAPVAEEPTADDSPTEAPTPAADAPDADAPGSSPPEPNTPPADDSPAAAPAASSALHNVVSSGVALAMGLAACMIVF from the coding sequence ATGGATGAACAGGCTAAGAGGCAAATTGGAATCACCATTACCTTTGGCAAGCAAACCAAAACAATGGATTCCAACACCGCCTCTTCTCTGCTCGTCGTGGCTCTCCTCTGCATCTTATCGTCGTCCTCCACCGCCTTCAACATCACCCGCATTCTTGCCAACTATCCTGACTTCTCCACCTTCAACAACCTCCTCACTCAAACTGGCCTCGCCCAACAAATCAACACCCGCCAGACCATCACCGTTCTGGCCGTCAGTAACAGTGGCATGGGCGCTGTCTCCGGAAAACCTATTGATGTAGTGAAGAGGATCTTGGGCGCCCACGTGATTCTTGATTATTATGATCAGCCAAAGCTTCAAAAGATTCAAAAAAAGAGCAGCATTCTTACAACTCTTTACCAAACTACTGGTATGGCAGACACTCAACAGGGTTTCTTGAATGTTACCAAGACTCCAAACGGAATCATTTTTGGGTCTGCCGTGAAGGGTTCTCAGGTCACTGCTTCTCTTGAAGGATCAGTGGCTGCACAGCCTTACAACATTTCTGTGCTTCAAGTCAGCAGTATCATTGAGGCTCCTGGAATTGAGAACATGGCTCCTCCACCACCTCCTGCTCCCAAGAAAGCACCTGCTCCTGCTCCCACGAAATCTGCTAAGACTCCTGCACCCGTCGCTGAGGAACCAACCGCTGATGATTCACCCACCGAGGCACCTACTCCTGCGGCAGATGCACCTGATGCTGATGCACCCGGAAGCTCTCCACCAGAGCCTAACACACCACCTGCTGATGATTCCCCTGCTGCAGCACCTGCTGCTTCTTCAGCTCTGCACAATGTTGTAAGCAGTGGTGTCGCTCTTGCCATGGGGTTGGCGGCTTGCATGATTGTCTTCTAA
- the LOC126670307 gene encoding uncharacterized protein LOC126670307, which produces MAPKKRKSEGTDDAVAKPVRAVAATTRVTRSSALKNRSPAVAALELPKRKKGKAAAEAKKIKAEVKAETESKNVEEKNDVADGKEEADEDETADDESNNKTIVVEHCKQCNSFKTRAVQVKKGLESAVPGINVVLNPDQPRKGCFEIREEGGETFISLQDMTRPFKPMKDLDMEKVISDVIEKIK; this is translated from the exons ATGGCTCCCAAGAAGCGAAAGTCTGAGGGGACCGACGATGCGGTGGCGAAGCCAGTTAGGGCGGTGGCAGCTACAACCAGAGTGACTCGCAGCTCGGCTTTGAAGAATAGAAGTCCGGCGGTGGCAGCTCTCGAGTTACCTAAGAGGAAAAAGGGAAAAGCAGCGGCGGAAGCTAAGAAGATTAAGGCTGAAGTGAAAGCGGAGACTGAGAGTAAGAACGTTGAAGAAAAAAACGACGTCGCCGATGGCAAGGAAGAAGCGGATGAGGACGAAACTGCCGACGACGAGAGCAATAACAAAACTATTGTTGTTGAGCACTG CAAACAATGCAACTCGTTTAAGACGAGGGCTGTTCAAGTGAAAAAAGGATTGGAGAGTGCTGTTCCTGGTATCAATGTTGTTCTTAATCCTGATCAG CCTAGGAAGGGTTGCTTTGAAATACGAGAGGAAGGTGGAGAGACTTTCATCAGTCTTCAG GACATGACACGACCATTTAAGCCAATGAAGGATCTTGATATGGAAAAGGTCATCTCAGACGTAATTGAGAAGATAAAGTGA
- the LOC126668668 gene encoding LOW QUALITY PROTEIN: probable plastid-lipid-associated protein 8, chloroplastic (The sequence of the model RefSeq protein was modified relative to this genomic sequence to represent the inferred CDS: deleted 4 bases in 2 codons), giving the protein MEKRKPRISYGEKEGENLAKIITCNLSDFRNRILQFLKIIYAGPHLDFHSNVAKKLNQNVMDKSTNSSSWGIISSNLVISKGYWFCFQSAAPSMAASPSSLSLLSSFKGRQSYNSKALISQWKPVHKLSFPIQFSRQNRNSLIIMSSVSVSSPEVRTGRPDDLVASILSKVSQTDGGVSLTKEEHEEVSEVAQQLQRFCVAEPVKSPLIFGDWDVVYCSRPTSPGGGYRSAFGRLFFKTKQMIQAVEAPDIVRNKVSFSLFGFLDGEVSLKGQLKVLDESWIQVIFEAPELKVGALEFRYGGQSEVKLQISYIDEKIRLGKGSRGSLFVFQRCI; this is encoded by the exons ATGGAGAAAAGAAAGCCGAGAATCTCGTATGGAGAAAAGGAAGGCGAGAATCTCGCAAAAATCATAACATGCAATCTCTCTGATTTTCGAAACCGTATTCTTCagtttttgaaa ataatttaCGCAGGCCCACACCTTGATTTCCATTCCAACGTGGcaaaa aaattaaaccaaaatgtTATGGACAAGAGCACCAACAGCAGCTCTTGGGGAATAATATCCTCTAATCTAGTAATTTCTAAGGGTTACTGGTTCTGCTTT CAATCTGCAGCTCCTTCAATGGCtgcttctccttcttctttatCTCTGCTGTCCTCATTTAAGGGCCGCCAATCATACAACTCCAAAGCGCTAATCAGCCAATGGAAGCCTGTGCATAAACTTTCATTTCCGATCCAATTTTCTAGACAGAACAGAAATTCGCTAATTATTATGTCTTCTGTTTCGGTTTCGAGTCCGGAAGTGCGGACTGGGAGGCCTGATGATCTTGTTGCTTCAATTCTCTCCAAG GTATCGCAAACAGATGGCGGAGTTTCGCTAACTAAAGAAGAGCATGAGGAGGTGTCTGAAGTTGCTCAGCAGTTGCAGAGATTTTGTGTTGCGGAACCGGTCAAATCTCCTCTCATATTTGGAG ATTGGGATGTGGTTTACTGTTCGAGACCAACTTCACCAGGGGGAGGCTATAGGAGTGCATTTGGCCGTCTtttctttaaaacaaaacaaatgattCAGGCTGTTGAAGCTCCTGACATCGTAAGGAACAAGGTCTCGTTTTCTCTTTTTGGATTCCTCGATGGAGAGGTATCCCTCAAAG GTCAGCTGAAGGTTTTAGATGAAAGCTGGATCCAAGTTATATTTGAGGCACCTGAACTGAAGGTTGGAGCATTGGAGTTCCGGTACGGCGGCCAAAGTGAGGTGAAGCTGCAGATAAGCTACATAGATGAGAAGATCAGGTTAGGAAAGGGCTCTAGAGGTTCTTTATTTGTTTTCCAAAGATGCATATAG
- the LOC126667395 gene encoding glycosyltransferase BC10-like, producing the protein MQVMSGYNRQRAHPKSKKAIWIIVMAFTVALFLIGGSVYSPADSSAACFFFPSRTCKLYDKAKNTAPPRVLSDEEIVAQVVIREILKTPPIQSNSPRIAFMFLTPGSLPFERLWEQFFNGHEDRFSVYVHASKEKPVHVSRYFVGRDIPSHKVEWGKISMVEAEKRLLARALLDPNNQHFVLLSDSCVPLHSFDYVYNFLMFTNISYIDSFEDHGPDGNGRYSEHMLPEIEKEYFRKGSQWFSMKRQHAIIVMSDFLYYTKFRLFCRPNMNGRNCYADEHYLPTVFHMIDPVGIANWSVTYVDWSERKWHPRTYRTRDVTYELLKNITSTDVALHLTSDKKRVVTTGPCLWNGMQRPCYLFARKFYPEALDKLLFLFSNYTAI; encoded by the exons ATGCAAGTAATGTCAGGGTACAACAGACAGAGAGCACATCCGAAGAGCAAGAAGGCAATATGGATAATAGTAATGGCGTTTACAGTGGCCCTGTTTTTGATCGGTGGATCTGTATATAGTCCAGCAGATAGTTCAGCAGCCTGTTTTTTTTTCCCGTCAAGAACCTGTAAGCTCTACGATAAGGCTAAAAATACAGCCCCACCGAGAGTATTAAGTGATGAAGAGATTGTAGCTCAGGTTGTGATTCGTGAGATTCTGAAGACGCCTCCAATTCAATCTAATAGCCCTAGAATTGCGTTTATGTTTTTGACTCCAGGCTCTTTGCCGTTCGAGAGACTCTGGGAACAGTTCTTTAAT GGGCATGAGGATAGATTCTCCGTGTATGTGCATGCGTCTAAAGAAAAGCCTGTTCATGTGAGTCGTTATTTCGTCGGTCGGGATATTCCGAGTCATAAg GTGGAATGGGGAAAAATTTCGATGGTTGAAGCAGAAAAGAGACTATTGGCACGAGCACTTTTAGATCCTAACAACCAACACTTTGTCTTGCTCTCTGATAG CTGTGTGCCGCTGCATAGCTTCGATTATGTGTATAATTTTCTGATGTTCACAAATATCAGTTATATTGATAG ttttgagGACCATGGTCCTGATGGAAATGGAAGATATTCGGAGCATATGCTACCTGAGATTGAAAAAGAATATTTTAGGAAAGGCTCACAG TGGTTCTCCATGAAGCGGCAGCATGCTATTATAGTTATGTCAGACTTCTTATACTACACCAAATTTAGGCTCTTTTGCAGG CCAAATATGAACGGGCGCAATTGCTACGCGGATGAGCATTACTTGCCTACAGTTTTTCAT ATGATTGATCCTGTTGGCATTGCTAACTGGTCAGTAACATATGTCGACTGGTCCGAGAGGAAGTGGCATCCAAGAACATATAGGACCCGCGATGTTACTTACGAACTGCTCAAAAACATCACG TCTACAGACGTGGCCTTGCATCTTACAAGTGATAAAAAG AGGGTAGTGACGACAGGACCGTGTTTGTGGAACGGAATGCAACGACCGTGCTACTTATTTGCTCGAAAGTTCTACCCTGAAGCTCTTGATAAATTATTGTTCCTTTTCTCTAATTACACAGCCATTTAG